Proteins from a single region of Amblyomma americanum isolate KBUSLIRL-KWMA chromosome 10, ASM5285725v1, whole genome shotgun sequence:
- the LOC144107093 gene encoding uncharacterized protein LOC144107093, translated as MPDQGPRVLYRLRNHIAGVNWRPTRFAEAMPTYRICGICHTIPKKTLALPCAHFICESCHRACAQDGGGVCPLDGVTFADDECGWDHFVNSKSKRLRAHCWNEAHGCAFVGTMDIMLRHYETECPFHTVECPQCGDAVLHNQLAGHYMAGCIGGTPSTAGDAESRLIVHDVRAAVEELKAMVRNPLQDQLPALQSQMNTLIEGSRNDTANLLETVRSLTEYADSIKDDVMQIAGNVATTLAEVQRYRIDFVENRCGVIGASVPAASIPWHTEQKLILRRLEKLAEQSLIGIEQLRESTAMDTGLALISTTADTELVPIPETSPEPPTTFRLRDTKQLSSAALCGEKVYLLGLKNVRHLLPSLSRRAAVTKRATLIIWDFRDGYLKVTLTITSRELLPLTCPVAILDVRLEFCCLIPSSRSSSVRYTVRILHKEPWKSLDLNLWDELRNSGHLLFYFGGSLELPDFEGFLHDGEFRLELKQQVL; from the exons ATGCCAGATCAGGGGCCCAGGGTGCTGTACCGACTGCGCAACCACATCGCTGGCGTCAATTGGCGGCCGACGCGGTTCGCTGAGGCCATGCCCACCTACCGCATCTGTGGCATCTGCCACACGATTCCCAAGAAGACGCTAGCACTTCCCTGCGCGCATTTTATCTGCGAGTCCTGCCACAGAGCCTGCGCACAAGATGGCGGTGGTGTTTGTCCGCTGGACGGGGTGACCTTCGCTGATGATGAGTGCGGCTGGGACCATTTCGTCAATAGCAAATCGAAAAGGTTGagg GCTCACTGCTGGAACGAAGCGCATGGCTGCGCGTTTGTGGGCACCATGGACATCATGCTCCGACACTATGAGACCGAATGCCCATTCCACACCGTGGAGTGTCCGCAGTGCGGAGACGCAGTGTTGCACAATCAGCTTGCCGGTCACTACATGGCCGGATGCATAGGCGGCACTCCCTCAACCGCCGGAGACGCAGAGAGCAGGCTTATTGTGCATGACGTCAGAGCAGCCGTGGAGGAACTGAAAGCCATGGTGAGAAATCCGCTTCAAGACCAGCTGCCCGCACTCCAGAGTCAAATGAACACACTCATCGAGGGGTCGAGGAATGACACCGCGAATTTGCTGGAAACCGTTCGTTCGCTCACTGAGTATGCAGACTCCATAAAGGACGACGTGATGCAAATCGCCGGCAACGTGGCCACGACGCTTGCGGAAGTCCAGCGATATCGGATAGATTTCGTAGAAAACAGATGTGGCGTAATCGGAGCTTCTGTCCCGGCAGCGTCCATACCGTGGCACACAGAGCAGAAGCTAATTCTTCGTAGGCTTGAAAAGTTAGCAGAGCAATCACTAATTGGTATAGAACAGCTACGTGAGAGCACTGCAATGGACACAGGGCTGGCTCTTATCAGCACCACGGCGGACACAGAGCTAGTACCCATCCCTGAGACCTCACCCGAGCCGCCCACTACGTTTAGGCTGAGGGACACTAAACAGCTCTCATCAGCAGCTTTATGTGGCGAGAAAGTGTACCTACTGGGCTTGAAAAATGTTCGGCACCTATTACCGAGTCTTAGCAGGCGAGCTGCCGTCACCAAAAGAGCGACATTGATTATATGGGATTTCAGGGACGGGTATCTAAAGGTTACCCTCACTATCACCAGCAGAGAATTGTTGCCACTTACCTGTCCTGTTGCTATTCTTGATGTGCGTTTGGAGTTCTGCTGCCTCATCCCATCCTCTCGCTCGTCGTCTGTTCGATATACTGTGAGAATTCTGCATAAGGAGCCTTGGAAGAGTCTTGACTTGAATTTGTGGGATGAACTTCGGAACTCGGGTCATTTACTCTTTTACTTTGGAGGAAGTCTTGAATTGCCTGACTTCGAAGGTTTCCTTCACGACGGAGAATTTCGCCTTGAATTGAAACAGCAAGTTCTTTAA